The DNA segment CCCTACCAGATCGCCCTGCAATGGTTCTATCAACCACCGAATGGCGAAGAACAGATTGTGCCACCCGAAAAGATCTACCTCCCGGAACTACCCCGCGTTCCGAATGCGTTGATAGGACTACAGAATCGATTAAAAAAGATCCAGGATCAGAAAGTGCAATAATCATGAGTGCGGTGTAAAACCAAAAGGGATGGAATTGTTGTGAGGTTTCTCACGAGTGATGTGATAGTGGATACGGATCGCACGATTCCTTCACAACTTGCCTGATGGCACTAACATGAAATTTTAGATGAGACACTTCACGCTTCTCTTCCTCTCACTCCTCATACTTGGTATCGCGACGAACGCACAGCCACAAAGTGGTCGTGTCCCCTTCGATTATCCCAATGAGCCTTTTGTCGAGTTTCGATTTGATGTGGACCGCAGTATGATTGCGCTAGTCATGGAAAGCATGACCGCCGATGCTGCCTCGCTATTTAACACGCTGACTCGCCTACACCTCCGCGCCTACAAGGCTCGTCATTTTGACAAGATGCTTGGCCATTACGGGACGAACTTGAAAATACGAGGGTGGAGTGCGCTAGAAACAAACGAAAACTATCACCTATTTACCCTCACGCAAAGCGAAACCGTTATCGGTGTCTTTATAATTGTCAAAAGCGTCAAGACGGTGTATCAGCACAGTGGAGACACGGGCGGGAGGGCGCTGTATCTGGTAAATATAGACGGTCGGTTCGCGCCAGAACAGGTTAGCGAACTCGTGGGTAATCTAAATCAAGTTGGCGTTGACATACCTGAACTGAGCATATTCGGTGCACAGAGCAATACCGCATCCACTTCAACCCTGCTTAGGATGCCCGAAGGCGACCCGATTCATGAGATGCAAATTCAAGCCAATCAGACAGCCATTGAACCACAAATTAGAACAGTGCTTGAGGAAGGTCCAGATGAAATCGTCGCGGCCACCGCAACCTTGCGTAGCAAACTCCCGGCTATTCAGACCCTAACAGTCCAAATTGATATAGAAGATAACAAACGCATCGCAACAATTATTGTCACAGTGGGACCGGATTCGGAAGGTTTACCAACCACGTCAATAACACATACCGATGAAACCCCACGGGCACAAACCTCACCGACGCGGTTTCGGACTTCTGAGGGTAAACCAATTCACGAAGTCCGGATTCGAGGCAACCAAACAATCAGTGAAGCGGATATTCAAAGTGGTCTTGAAAACGGACCCGAGGATATCGTAAAAGCGATTGCCTACGTACCCTTGCCCGATTTTAATCGGGTCGTCGTAGAAATTGAGGGCGACGATACGAGACGTATCGCAACGATCATCGTCATAGAACAACCCGATACGAAGGGGTTACGCCGCCCCTCAATTACGGGGCTTTGGACCGCCGCTGGCGACCCAATACACGCAGTCCGTATTCAAGGCAATCAGAAAATCAGTGAGGCTGAGATTCAAGATGTTCTTGAAAACGGACCTGACGAAATCGAAAAAGCGATTGACAATTTGAGAGACGCACTGCCCTATTTTAGTCGGATTTCCCTACAGTTTGAGAATGACGGTAGGAGACGTGTTGCAATAATTACTGTTGTGGAAAGAAGGCTCTCGTCGGATTATTATTTCCATGGGATTCCACTCGTTCGGTTTAATCGTGTTACCGGTTGGCTGCTTGGTGCTCACCTTGAAGCAGGAAAACGGAGGCAGATAGGTCCACTCTGGATGTCGAACATCCCCAATGCTGTTAGAGCGTATCTACCAAAACTCTTTGGCGAGGTCGGCTATGGGTTTGGTAATCAGGATCTCAATTACCGGGTAGGCGGAGATATGATATGGGGTCAACCCGACCTATCAAGTATAGGCGTCTCCGCTCAAATCCATCGCGCTACAACTGCCGTTGCTCCTGAACTCTTCCCACACTATGGCGGTGTGTCAGATGCTTTCTGGGCGCTCGGATTTCATAACTACTATCTGAGCAAAGGTATCGAAACGTCGTTTCGATGGGAGCCGGTAATCCCAACGCATTCGCTCAGATTGACGATGCGTGCCGAGTCACATCAAAGCATAGAAAAAACTACAGATTGGCAATTCGGAAACTGGGGTTCAGACTCGGAGGCGGAAGAAAATCCTCCGATAACCCCTGGCCAAATGCGGAGTGTGACACTGATATATAATTTAAACACCCGGCAAAACATTGGCGCGCACACTACCCCACAAATATCTTCGACAGGAGTCGTTGTACCTTTGCAAAACAGTAACCTTGGCTGGCACAATACCCTGTTCATTGAACATAGTAACCCCGCTGTCGGTTCCGATTTCGATTTTACACGATTTCAGTTACAACTGCGATATGCCGTTTCAAGAGGGGATCATCTTATCCGTACACGGTTAGTGTTGGGGGCTGCCACAAGTGCACTGCCGATTCAACGCCAATTTATTATTGGGGGCAGGGGAACGCTTAGTGGTTATCCGCTGTATGCGTTTGCAGGCGATCACGTCTCCCTACTCAATTTGGAATATTTCTACCGTCTGCCCATACCCAATCCAAACGGCTGGGAGTGGTTAAACCACCTGAAGACGCTTGTCGTACTGTTTCTTGATCAAGGACAGGTCTGGAACATGTCTGACAAGCCGTACCGCTTTGACCCGAAAACAAGTGTCGGTATAGGACTACAGTTTGGGCAGGAGTCTCCTTTCAGATTTAACTTGTCCAAACCCTTGGAATCCGAGCGGGGAGTTAAATTCGATCTGATGTGGTATTCCAGTTTTTGATAAGACAATTGAATGCAGTGATATACAAACATCTGAAAGGTAACCATCAACTATGTCTGAAATCCAACTCCGTCCCGCTCATGGAGAAACAAACGCTGCTGCTCGCGTTATCGCGCAGCATGTTGAACCCACCCCTTTGAAGAAAGAGAAAGCGTTTAGTGAGTCCCTGAACGCGGATATATATGTCAAATACGAATTCCTAAGCCCCGTCAAATCCTTTAAGATCCGGGGAGCATTGAATCTGG comes from the Candidatus Poribacteria bacterium genome and includes:
- a CDS encoding BamA/TamA family outer membrane protein, translating into MRHFTLLFLSLLILGIATNAQPQSGRVPFDYPNEPFVEFRFDVDRSMIALVMESMTADAASLFNTLTRLHLRAYKARHFDKMLGHYGTNLKIRGWSALETNENYHLFTLTQSETVIGVFIIVKSVKTVYQHSGDTGGRALYLVNIDGRFAPEQVSELVGNLNQVGVDIPELSIFGAQSNTASTSTLLRMPEGDPIHEMQIQANQTAIEPQIRTVLEEGPDEIVAATATLRSKLPAIQTLTVQIDIEDNKRIATIIVTVGPDSEGLPTTSITHTDETPRAQTSPTRFRTSEGKPIHEVRIRGNQTISEADIQSGLENGPEDIVKAIAYVPLPDFNRVVVEIEGDDTRRIATIIVIEQPDTKGLRRPSITGLWTAAGDPIHAVRIQGNQKISEAEIQDVLENGPDEIEKAIDNLRDALPYFSRISLQFENDGRRRVAIITVVERRLSSDYYFHGIPLVRFNRVTGWLLGAHLEAGKRRQIGPLWMSNIPNAVRAYLPKLFGEVGYGFGNQDLNYRVGGDMIWGQPDLSSIGVSAQIHRATTAVAPELFPHYGGVSDAFWALGFHNYYLSKGIETSFRWEPVIPTHSLRLTMRAESHQSIEKTTDWQFGNWGSDSEAEENPPITPGQMRSVTLIYNLNTRQNIGAHTTPQISSTGVVVPLQNSNLGWHNTLFIEHSNPAVGSDFDFTRFQLQLRYAVSRGDHLIRTRLVLGAATSALPIQRQFIIGGRGTLSGYPLYAFAGDHVSLLNLEYFYRLPIPNPNGWEWLNHLKTLVVLFLDQGQVWNMSDKPYRFDPKTSVGIGLQFGQESPFRFNLSKPLESERGVKFDLMWYSSF